The following proteins are encoded in a genomic region of Ursus arctos isolate Adak ecotype North America unplaced genomic scaffold, UrsArc2.0 scaffold_32, whole genome shotgun sequence:
- the SPEN gene encoding msx2-interacting protein isoform X5, which translates to MQIEVTAWIGPETESENEFRPLDERIDEFHPKATRTLFIGNLEKTTTYHDLRNIFQRFGEIVDIDIKKVNGVPQYAFLQYCDIASVCKAIKKMDGEYLGNNRLKLGFGKSMPTNCVWLDGLSSNVSDQYLTRHFCRYGPVVKVVFDRLKGMALVLYNEIEYAQAAVKETKGRKIGGNKIKVDFANRESQLAFYHCMEKSGQDIRDFYEMLVERREERRGSYDYSQDRTYYENVRTPGTYPEDSRRDYPARGREFYSEWETYQGDYYESRYYDDPREYRDYRNDPYEQDIREYSYRQRERERERERFESDRDRDHERRPIERSQSPVHLRRPQSPGASPSQSERLPSDSERRIYSRSSDRSGSCSSLSPPRYDKLDKSRLERYTKNEKTDKERTFDPERVERERRLIRKEKVEKDKTEKQKRKGKVHSPSSQSSETDQENEREQTPEKSRSSNKLSREKADKEGIAKNRLELMPCVVLTRVKEKEGKVIDHTPLEKLKAKLDNDTAKSSALDQKLQVCQTEAAKSDLSKLESVRMKVPKEKGLSSHIEVVDKEGRLKPRKHLKPEQTADGVSAVDLEKLEARKRRFADSGLKAERQKSEVKKSSPEMEEARVLLKKQPDLSSRDVILLREGESERKPVRKEILKRESKKIKLDRLNAVPSPKDCQELASVSVGTGSRPNSDLQARLGELVCESVENQEIQSKKPVPSKPQLKQLQLLDDQGQEREDIRKNYCSLRDETLEGKSSQEKPHSVNTEEKIGIDIDHTQSYRKQMEQSRRKQQMEMEIAKSEKFGSPKKDVDEYERRSLVHEVGKPPQDVTDDSPPSKKKRLDHVDFDICTKRERNYRSSRQISEDSERTGGSPSVRHGSFHEEDDPVGSPRLVSVKGSPKGDEKGLPYPNITVREESLKFNPYDSSRREQMADMAKIKLSVLNSEDELNRWDSQMKQDASRFDVSFPNSIIKRDSLRKRSVRDLEPGEVPSDSDEDGEHKSHSPRASALYESSRLSFLLRDREDKLRERDERLSSSLERNKFYSFALDKTITPDTKALLERAKSLSSSREENWSFLDWDSRFANFRNNKDKEKVDSAPRPIPSWYMKKKKIRTDAEGKMDDKKDDHKEEEQERQELFASRFLHSSIFEQDSKRLQHLERKDDDSDFIAGRLYGRRTSDGANSTADLIQEPVVLFHSRFMELTRMQQKEKEKDQKPKEAEKQEDTEDHPETPESASESKESELKTPPPSGPPAVTAIAPESAPSSLEKTTASEKAGEVPLVTEDKPREPASASEEAKPGAEQAASAAQQTEQADPPTGLDPSQDAAGAPSVVEEGSSADQLPYLDTKPPTPGASFSQVEVAADPEPDSTQPLSKPAPKPEEADEPKVEKPNSAANVEPNANQKAEVVPEVQPPASEDIEVDPPVAPKDKKPNKSKRSKTPVQAAAASTVEKPVTRKSERIDREKLKRSNSPRGEAQKLLELKMEAEKITRTASKNSAADPEHPEPSLPLSRTRRRNVRSVYATMGDHESRSPVKEPVEQPRVTRKRLERELQEAAAVPTTPRRGRPPKTRRRAEEDEETEAKEPVETLKPAEGWRSPRAQKSGAAGGPQGKRGKNEPKVDAERVEAATEASPQVNVKENNTKSKADKEEAGSEQKRDKKEMSTDKNALEAPAVEVVEKKTAPEKNSKSKRGRSRNSRSAVDKSANLKNVDTGVSPSVAVGPGGLAVEKDAEVAAGPAEKSESPQKGGSSSSQLNSDPALPGKEVEAKEDVSASAPSPEANQLAKQMELEQAVENIAKLTEPSSAAFKAAAADAPEGLSAEDRDKPAHQASETELAAAIGSIINDISGEAENFPAAAPYPAESQTDLQPRSQAPQPPGEGMEPETDEAVSGILETEAATESSGPPASAPDPSAGPADTKEAGGNSSETSHPVPEAKGAKEAEVPLARKEKGRQKTSRSRRKRNTNKKTGGTAETHVPEPDQVQSKSPATDEGTAVPAPEAVQEEQQREKPPSAPPESCASDPSKTPPVENPSQESSVEEKTPTRASALPDLPPPSQPAPVEDEPQARFKVHSIIESDPVTPPSDSSTPTPTIPSVTAAKLPPPVASGGIPHQSPPPKVTEWITRQEEPRAQSTPSPALPPDTKASDMDTSSSTLRKILMDPKYVSATGITSTSVTTAIAEPVSAAPCLHEAPPPPPVEPKKPLLEEKPAAPVPNTSDTQAPEVPVAAEKEKVAPVIAPKITSVISRMPVSIDLENSQKITLAKPAPQTLTGLVSALTGLVNVSLVPVNALTGPVNALKGPVKGSVTTLKGLVNTPAGPVNVLKGPVNVLTGPVNVLTTPVNAAVGAVNAATGTVNATTGAMNAGAVTVTAGAVTAASGSATATTTGTVTVAGAVITPSAKCKPRPSTNENSRFHPGSMSVIDDRPADTGSGAGLRVNTSEGVVLLSYSGQKTEGPQRISAKISQIPPASAMDIEFQQSVSKSQVKPDSVAPSQPSPKGPQAPSGYANVATHSTLVLTAQTYNASPVISSVKADRPSLEKPEPIHLSVSTPVTQGGTVKVLTQGINTPPVLVHNQLVLTPSIVTTNKKLADPVTLKIETKVLQPANLGSALNPHHPPALPSKLPAEVNHVASGPSTPTDRTVSHLAAAKPDAHSPRPSGPAPSPFPRACHPSSTASTALSTNATVMLAAGIPVPQFISSIHPEQSVIMPPHSITQTVSLSHLSQGEVRMNTPTLPSITYSIRPETLHSPRAPLQPQQIEVRAPQRAGTPQPAAASVPALAPQHPPEEEVHYHLPVARAAAPVQSEVLVMQSEYRLHPYTVPRDVRIMVHPHVTAVGEQPRAADGVVKVPPASKVPQQPGKDTTKTAEAKTAPAPAPHGEARILTVTPSNQLQGLPLTPPVVVTHGVQIVHSSGELFQEYRYGDIRTYHGPAQLTHTQFPATAASIGLPPRTKAPAQGPAPEGEPLQPTQPAQSTQPPQPVQSTQPAQPTQPCQQPSQLSQPGQPPSSKMPQVSQEAKGTQTGVEQPRLPTVPATRPAEPHAQVQRAQAETSQTSYPSPVSVSMKPDLPAPLPAQAAPKQPLFVPTTSSPSTPPGLALTHTEAQPASKPDSSPHLTSQRPVDMVQLLKKYPIVWQGLLALKNDTAAVQLHFVSGNNVLAHRSLPLSEGGPPLRIAQRMRLEASQLEGVARRMTVETDYCLLLALPCGRDQEDVVSQTESLKAAFITYLQAKQAAGIINVPNPGSNQPAYVLQIFPPCEFSESHLSRLAPDLLASISSISPHLMIVIASV; encoded by the exons AGAGGAACGAAGGGGATCTTATGACTATAGCCAAGATCGCACATACTATGAGAATGTACGTACTCCAGGCACATACCCTGAGGATTCCAGACGGGACTATCCAGCCCGAGGGAGAGAATTTTATTCGGAATGGGAAACTTACCAAGGAGACTACTATGAATCACGATACTACGACGATCCTCGGGAGTACAGGGATTACAGAAACGATCCTTATGAACAAGACATTCGGGAATACAGTTacaggcaaagggaaagagagcgaGAACGCGAAAGGTTTGAGTCTGACCGGGACAGAGACCACGAGAGGAGGCCAATTGAGCGCAGTCAGAGCCCAGTGCACTTGCGACGCCCACAGAGCCCTGGAGCATCTCCCTCACAGTCAGAGCGGTTGCCAAGTGATTCTGAAAGGAGGATTTACAGCCGATCCTCAGACCGGAGTGGGAGCTGTAGCTCACTTTCCCCTCCAAGATACGATAAACTCGACAAATCTCGTTTGGAACGCtatactaaaaatgaaaagacagataaAGAAAGGACTTTTGATCCTGAGAGAGTGGAAAGAGAGAGACGCTtaataaggaaggaaaaagtggaaaaggacaaaactgaaaagcagaaaCGAAAAGGAAAAGTTCATTCCCCTAGTTCTCAGTCTTCTGAGACAGaccaagaaaatgagagagaacagaCCCCTGAAAAATCAAGGAGTTCTAATAAACTAAGCAGAGAGAAAGCTGACAAAGAAGGAATAGCAAAAAACCGCCTGGAGCTCATGCCCTGTGTGGTTTTGACAcgagtgaaagagaaagaggggaaagtTATTGACCACACTCCtttggaaaagctgaaagctaAGCTTGATAATGACACTGCCAAGTCTTCTGCCCTGGATCAGAAACTTCAGGTCTGTCAGACGGAGGCTGCAAAGTCTGACTTGTCTAAACTGGAATCCGTTCGAATGAAAGTGCCGAAGGAAAAGGGACTGTCGAGCCACATCGAAGTGGTAGATAAGGAAGGTAGGCTTAAGCCCAGGAAGCACCTGAAACCAGAGCAGACTGCTGACGGGGTCAGCGCCGTGGACTTGGAGAAGCTGGAGGCGAGGAAGAGGCGTTTTGCAGATTCCGGTCTGAAAGCAGAAAGGCAAAAATCAGAAGTCAAGAAAAGTAGTCCAGAGATGGAGGAGGCTCGAGTACTTCTAAAAAAGCAGCCTGACCTGTCGTCTAGAGATGTCATTCTGCTGAGGGAAGGAGAGTCCGAAAGAAAGCCTGTGAGGAAAGAAATTCTTAAACGAGaatctaaaaaaatcaaactagaCAGACTTAATGCTGTTCCCAGCCCCAAAGACTGTCAGGAGCTTGCCAGTGTTTCTGTTGGGACTGGCTCGAGGCCCAACTCAGACCTGCAAGCGAGGCTGGGAGAACTGGTATGCGAGTCTGTGGAAAATCAAGAAATCCAGTCCAAAAAACCCGTTCCCTCAAAACCACAACTCAAACAGCTGCAGTTATTAGATGATCAAGGACAAGAGAGAGAAGATATTAGGAAAAACTATTGCAGTCTTCGTGATGAGACACTTGAAGGTAAATCAAGCCAAGAGAAACCACATTCAGTAAACACCGAAGAAAAAATTGGCATCGATATCGATCACACGCAGAGTTACCGAAAACAAATGGAGCAGAGTCGTAGGAAACAGCAGATGGAGATGGAGATTGCCAAGTCTGAGAAGTTTGGCAGTCCTAAAAAAGATGTAGATGAGTATGAAAGACGGAGTCTGGTTCACGAGGTAGGCAAGCCCCCCCAAGATGTCACTGATGACTCTCCTCCCAGCAAAAAGAAAAGGCTGGACCATGTTGATTTTGATATCTGCACCAAGAGAGAGAGGAATTACAGAAGCTCACGCCAAATCAGTGAGGACTCCGAAAGGACTGGCGGCTCTCCCAGTGTCCGGCATGGTTCCTTCCATGAGGAAGATGACCCTGTGGGCTCCCCTAGGCTCGTGTCAGTAAAAGGGTCTcccaaaggagatgaaaaaggTCTCCCCTATCCTAACATAACAGTCAGAGAAGAGTCCTTAAAGTTTAATCCTTATGATTCTAGCAGGCGAGAACAGATGGCAGACATGGCCAAAATAAAGCTCTCTGTCTTGAATTCTGAAGACGAACTAAATCGGTGGGATTCTCAAATGAAACAAGATGCCAGCAGATTTGACGTGAGTTTCCCAAACAGCATAATTAAGAGAGACAGCCTTCGAAAGAGGTCTGTACGTGACTTGGAACCCGGTGAGGTGCCTTCTGATTCTGATGAAGATGGCGAACACAAGTCCCACTCACCCAGAGCCTCTGCTTTATATGAGAGCTCTCGGCTGTCTTTTTTATTGAGGGACAGAGAAGACAAACTACGTGAACGAGATGAAAGACTCTCGAGTTCTTTAGAAAGGaacaaattttattcttttgcattgGATAAGACAATCACACCAGACACCAAGGCTTTGCTCGAAAGAGCTAAATCACTGTCTTCATCTCGAGAAGAAAACTGGTCTTTTCTTGATTGGGACTCCCGTTTTGCTAATTTTCGAAacaacaaagataaagaaaaggttGACTCTGCTCCAAGACCTATTCCGTCCTGGtacatgaaaaagaagaaaattcggACTGATGCAGAAGGAAAAATGGATGATAAAAAAGATGACCACAAAGAAGAGGAACAGGAAAGACAAGAATTATTTGCGTCGCGTTTTTTGCACAGCTCGATCTTTGAACAAGATTCCAAGCGACTGCAGCATCTAGAGAGGAAAGACGACGACTCTGACTTCATTGCTGGTAGGCTGTACGGGCGGCGGACATCTGACGGAGCAAACAGCACAGCCGATTTGATTCAAGAGCCCGTCGTTCTTTTCCATAGCAGATTTATGGAACTCACACGaatgcaacagaaagaaaaggaaaaagaccaaaaacCCAAAGAGGCTGAGAAGCAGGAAGATACCGAGGATCACCCTGAGACCCCAGAATCTGCCTCTGAGAGTAAAGAGTCTGAACTGAAGACTCCCCCTCCAAGTGGGCCTCCTGCTGTCACAGCTATAGCTCCAGAGTCAGCACCATCGTCCCTGGAGAAGACGACAGCCAGCGAAAAAGCAGGGGAAGTGCCTCTGGTGACAGAAGACAAGCCCAGGGAGCCGGCTTCCGCCTCCGAAGAAGCAAAGCCTGGGGCTGAACAGGCCGCCAGCGCCGCACAGCAGACCGAACAGGCCGACCCACCCACAGGACTGGACCCCAGTCAAGATGCTGCTGGGGCTCCATCAGTTGTGGAAGAGGGCTCATCAGCTGACCAGCTGCCTTATCTGGACACCAAGCCTCCAACTCCCGGGGCCTCCTTTTCCCAGGTAGAGGTCGCTGCAGATCCGGAACCTGATAGCACGCAGCCGCTTTCAAAACCGGCTCCGAAGCCTGAGGAAGCTGATGAGCCAAAAGTGGAAAAACCAAACTCAGCTGCTAATGTTGAGCCTAACGCAAATCAGAAAGCGGAAGTTGTCCCTGAGGTTCAGCCTCCAGCTTCTGAAGACATTGAGGTTGACCCTCCAGTTGCTCCAAAAgataaaaagccaaacaaaagcAAGCGTTCCAAGACCCCCGTTCAGGCCGCCGCCGCAAGTACCGTGGAGAAGCCTGTCACCAGGAAGAGCGAGCGCATAGACCGGGAGAAACTCAAGCGGTCCAATTCTCCTCGGGGAGAAGCACAGAAGCTTTTAGAgttgaagatggaggcagagaagatTACAAGGACCGCCTCTAAAAACTCAGCCGCAGACCCAGAACACCCCGAACCAAGTCTGCCCCTCAGCCGAACAAGGCGCCGGAACGTGAGGAGTGTCTATGCCACCATGGGTGACCACGAGAGCCGCTCTCCCGTCAAGGAGCCCGTGGAGCAGCCACGAGTGACCAGGAAGAGGCTGGAGCGAGAGCTGCAGGAGGCCGCAGCGGTCCCCACAACCCCAAGGAGGGGGAGGCCTCCGAAAACACGCCGTCGGGCTGAAgaagatgaggagactgaggcgaAAGAACCAGTTGAGACACTCAAACCAGCCGAGGGATGGAGGTCCCCACGAGCCCAAAAATCTGGAGCTGCTGGTGGCCCAcaagggaaaagggggaaaaatgagccAAAAGTAGATGCTGAACGTGTGGAAGCGGCCACGGAGGCGAGTCCCCAAGTAAACGTGAAAGAGAATAACACAAAATCCAAGGCTGATAAAGAAGAAGCAGGAAGTGAACAAAAACgtgacaaaaaagaaatgagcacagATAAAAATGCACTGGAAGCCCCTGCAGTTGAAGTGGTGGAGAAAAAAACAGCCCCTGAAAAAAACTCCAAGTCAAAGAGAGGAAGATCTCGAAACTCTAGGTCAGCAGTGGACAAATCTGCAAATCTCAAAAACGTGGATACCGGTGTCAGTCCCAGTGTGGCGGTGGGCCCCGGGGGGCTGGCGGTGGAGAAGGACGCGGAGGTGGCGGCCGGCCCAGCCGAGAAGAGTGAGAGTCCCCAGAAGGGAGGCAGTTCGTCATCCCAGTTGAACAGCGATCCAGCCCTTCCGGGCAAGGAAGTGGAGGCAAAGGAAGATGTGTCTGCCTCTGCGCCGTCCCCAGAAGCCAATCAGTTAGCCAAGCAGATGGAGCTGGAGCAGGCGGTGGAGAACATCGCCAAGCTCACCGAACCCTCCTCCGCAGCCTTCAAGGCGGCGGCCGCGGACGCACCAGAGGGTCTCTCCGCTGAGGACAGGGACAAGCCGGCACACCAGGCAAGTGAAACGGAACTGGCTGCAGCCATTGGGTCCATTATCAATGACATTTCTGGGGAGGCAGAAAATTTCCCAGCAGCTGCACCTTACCCTGCAGAATCCCAGACAGATCTTCAGCCCCGCTCTCAGGCGCCGCAGCCCCCAGGGGAAGGAATGGAGCCTGAGACCGATGAGGCTGTCTCTGGCATCTTGGAGACCGAAGCTGCTACAGaatcttctgggccaccagccagTGCCCCTGACCCCTCAGCAGGCCCAGCAGATACCAAGGAAGCTGGGGGGAACAGCAGCGAGACCTCCCACCCAGTGCCAGAAGCCAAAGGAGCAAAAGAAGCAGAAGTCCCTCTTGCTCGGAAAGAGAAAGGGCGCCAGAAGACAAGTCGATCACGTCGCAAACggaatacaaataagaaaacggGGGGCACTGCAGAGACCCACGTCCCTGAACCTGACCAAGTTCAAAGCAAGAGTCCTGCTACAGATGAGGGGACGGCAGTGCCAGCCCCAGAAGCTGTACAGGaagagcagcagagagaaaagcCCCCGTCCGCTCCGCCGGAGTCCTGTGCTTCGGACCCAAGCAAGACTCCTCCCGTCGAGAATCCGTCCCAAGAAAGCAGTGTTGAAGAAAAGACCCCCACCAGAGCGTCTGCGCTCCCAgaccttccccctccctcccagccagcGCCAGTGGAGGATGAACCTCAAGCCAGGTTCAAGGTGCATTCCATCATTGAGAGTGACCCGGTGACCCCACCCAGTGACTCAAGTACACCCACCCCCACGATCCCTTCGGTAACGGCAGCAAAGCTCCCACCCCCTGTTGCCTCTGGGGGGATCCCACACCAGAGTCCCCCTCCTAAGGTCACAGAGTGGATCACCAGGCAGGAGGAGCCTCGGGCTCAGTCCACCCCATCTCCAGCTCTTCCCCCAGACACAAAAGCTTCTGACATGGACACCAGCTCCAGCACACTGAGGAAGATCCTCATGGACCCCAAATACGTCTCCGCCACTGGCATCACTTCCACGAGTGTCACAACTGCCATTGCGGAGCCTGTCAGTGCCGCCCCTTGCCTGCACGAGGCACCACCCCCGCCTCCAGTTGAGCCTAAAAAGCcactcttagaagaaaaaccaGCAGCTCCGGTACCCAACACCTCTGACACACAGGCCCCAGAGGTTCCAGTAGCCGCTGAAAAGGAAAAGGTGGCTCCGGTCATTGCTCCCAAAATTACTTCTGTGATTAGCCGGATGCCCGTGAGCATTGATTTGGAGAACTCGCAAAAGATAACTCTGGCAAAACCAGCCCCTCAAACCCTGACCGGCCTGGTGAGTGCTCTGACCGGCCTGGTGAACGTCTCCTTGGTCCCAGTGAATGCCCTGACCGGCCCCGTGAATGCGCTGAAGGGCCCCGTGAAGGGCTCAGTGACCACGCTGAAAGGTTTGGTGAACACTCCTGCTGGCCCCGTGAACGTCCTCAAGGGGCCAGTGAATGTCCTGACGGGGCCAGTGAATGTTCTCACCACTCCGGTGAACGCCGCTGTGGGTGCGGTGAACGCCGCCACCGGCACGGTGAACGCCACCACGGGCGCCATGAATGCAGGTGCAGTGACCGTCACAGCGGGGGCAGTGACTGCCGCATCTGGCAGCGCGACCGCCACTACAACAGGCACAGTGACGGTGGCAGGTGCAGTGATTACACCGTCAGCAAAGTGCAAACCCAGACCCAGCACTAATGAGAACAGTCGGTTCCACCCAGGGTCTATGTCCGTGATCGACGACCGCCCGGCAGACACGGGCTCTGGTGCCGGGCTGCGTGTGAACACATCCGAAGGGGTCGTGCTCCTGAGCTACTCGGGGCAGAAGACGGAAGGCCCGCAGCGGATCAGCGCTAAGATCAGCCAGATCCCCCCGGCCAGTGCCATGGACATCGAATTCCAACAGTCGGTGTCCAAGTCCCAGGTCAAGCCTGATTCTGTCGCCCCGTCACAGCCTTCGCCCAAAGGCCCCCAGGCTCCTTCGGGCTATGCCAATGTGGCCACTCATTCTACTCTGGTACTGACTGCCCAGACGTATAACGCATCTCCTGTGATTTCATCCGTGAAGGCTGACCGTCCGTCCTTGGAGAAGCCCGAGCCCATTCACCTCTCCGTGTCCACACCTGTCACCCAGGGCGGCACAGTGAAGGTTCTCACCCAGGGCATAAACACGCCCCCAGTGCTGGTTCACAACCAGCTGGTCCTCACCCCAAGCATAGTCACCACTAATAAAAAGCTTGCTGACCCCGTCACCCTCAAAATAGAGACCAAGGTCCTCCAGCCGGCGAATCTGGGGTCTGCTCTCAATCCCCACCACCCTCCTGCTCTGCCCAGCAAGCTGCCTGCAGAAGTGAACCACGTCGCCTCGGGGCCCAGTACCCCAACAGACCGAACGGTCTCCCATTTGGCAGCCGCAAAGCCAGATGCACATTCTCCTCGACCCAGTGGGCCTGCTCCGTCCCCGTTCCCGAGAGCGTGCCACCCCAGCAGCACCGCGTCCACCGCTCTCTCCACCAACGCCACAGTCATGCTGGCGGCAGGCATCCCCGTGCCTCAGTTCATCTCTAGCATCCACCCGGAGCAGTCTGTCATCATGCCGCCCCACAGCATCACCCAGACTGTGTCCCTTAGCCACCTGTCGCAGGGCGAGGTGAGAATGAACACTCCCACGCTGCCCAGCATCACCTACAGCATCCGGCCGGAGACCCTTCACTCTCCGCGGGCCCCTCTGCAGCCCCAGCAGATAGAGGTCAGGGCACCGCAGCGTGCGGGCACGCCCCAGCCGGCCGCAGCTAGTGTGCCGGCCCTGGCCCCCCAGCACCCTCCGGAGGAAGAAGTGCATTATCACCTCCCTGTTGCTCGGGCTGCGGCCCCCGTGCAGTCGGAGGTGCTGGTCATGCAGTCCGAGTACCGGCTACACCCGTACACCGTGCCCCGGGACGTGAGGATCATGGTGCACCCGCACGTGACGGCTGTCGGCGAGCAGCCCCGGGCAGCAGACGGGGTGGTGAAGGTGCCGCCGGCCAGCAAGGTCCCGCAGCAGCCCGGGAAAGACACCACCAAGACCGCGGAAGCCAAAACGGCCCCGGCCCCTGCCCCCCACGGGGAGGCCCGCATCCTCACGGTCACCCCCAGCAACCAGTTGCAGGGGCTGCCTCTGACCCCGCCTGTGGTGGTGACCCACGGTGTGCAGATAGTGCACTCCAGCGGGGAGCTGTTTCAGGAGTACAGATACGGAGACATCCGCACCTACCACGGCCCCGCTCAGCTCACGCACACTCAGTTTCCTGCCACCGCCGCCTCCATCGGTCTACCTCCTCGGACCAAGGCTCCCGCTCAG GGCCCAGCTCCTGAAGGTGAGCCCTTGCAGCCCACTCAGCCTGCACAGTCTACACAGCCTCCCCAACCCGTGCAGTCCACACAGCCTGCCCAGCCCACACAGCCCTGCCAGCAACCCTCCCAGCTCAGCCAGCCGGGCCAGCCGCCAAGCAGCAAGATGCCTCAGGTCTCCCAGGAGGCAAAGGGGACCCAGACAGGAGTAGAACAGCCTCGCCTCCCAACTGTACCTGCAACCAGGCCAGCTGAGCCTCACGCCCAGGTTCAGAGGGCGCAGGCAGAAACAAGCCAGACCTCCTACCCCtcccctgtgtctgtgtccatGAAGCCTGACCTCccggcccctctccctgctcaggctGCCCCAAAGCAGCCATTGTTTGTCCCCACAACCTCCAGCCCCAGCACCCCTCCAGGACTGGCTCTGACACACACTGAAGCCCAGCCCGCTTCCAAACCAGATTCTTCTCCACACTTGACTTCCCAGAGGCCTGTGGATATGGTCCAGCTTCTGAAG AAGTACCCCATCGTGTGGCAGGGCCTGCTGGCCCTCAAGAACGACACAGCTGCCGTGCAGCTCCACTTTGTCTCTGGCAACAACGTCCTGGCCCACCGGTCTCTGCCCCTCTCCGAAGGAGGCCCCCCGCTGAGGATCGCCCAGAGGATGCGGCTCGAGGCCTCCCAGCTGGAAGGGGTTGCCCGAAGGATGACG GTGGAGACAGATTACTGTCTGCTGCTGGCTCTACCCTGTGGCCGTGACCAAGAGGATGTCGTGAGCCAGACGGAGTCCCTCAAGGCAGCCTTCATCACCTATCTGCAGGCCAAGCAGGCGGCAGGGATCATCAACGTTCCCAACCCTGGCTCCAATCAG CCCGCCTACGTGCTGCAGATCTTCCCGCCCTGCGAGTTCTCGGAGAGCCACCTGTCCCGTCTGGCCCCCGACCTCCTTGCCAGCATCTCCAGCATTTCTCCCCACCTCATGATTGTCATCGCCTCCGTGTGA